In a single window of the Desulfovibrio mangrovi genome:
- a CDS encoding phosphoribosyltransferase family protein, which translates to MDVLQGLDSGEKFRWEVPGLPYAVELPLVRLPADGKTLKITSLNLVGQVRLNRDLGVLLAKKVRDVVGDLSDVVLLTVVEKGLQLAQVVAEELGLEAMAVAYNRVKPHMEAERRPVLQIGASSITSGGKFLALYERDMNLLARGKRFILLDDVVSTGGTIFSLADLLEEVMRLKELPPPVISAIFCAAVEGEQSPLLPAPVYSVGVLPKPVLETA; encoded by the coding sequence ATGGACGTATTACAGGGACTCGATTCCGGTGAAAAATTCCGCTGGGAAGTACCCGGCCTGCCCTACGCGGTGGAACTGCCGCTGGTGCGCCTGCCTGCGGACGGCAAGACGCTGAAGATCACCTCGCTGAACCTTGTGGGTCAGGTGCGCCTGAACCGCGACCTCGGCGTACTGTTGGCCAAAAAGGTGCGCGACGTGGTGGGCGACCTCTCCGACGTGGTGCTGCTCACCGTGGTGGAAAAGGGCCTGCAACTTGCGCAGGTGGTAGCCGAAGAGCTCGGACTGGAAGCCATGGCCGTGGCCTACAACCGCGTGAAGCCGCACATGGAAGCGGAACGCCGCCCCGTGCTGCAGATCGGTGCCTCCTCCATCACCAGCGGCGGCAAGTTCCTTGCGCTGTACGAGCGCGACATGAACCTGCTGGCCCGCGGCAAACGTTTCATCCTGCTGGATGACGTGGTGTCCACCGGGGGAACGATTTTCAGCCTCGCCGACCTGCTGGAAGAGGTCATGCGCCTGAAGGAACTGCCCCCTCCCGTCATCAGCGCCATCTTCTGCGCTGCCGTCGAGGGCGAACAGTCCCCCCTGCTGCCCGCCCCCGTATACTCCGTGGGCGTGCTGCCCAAGCCTGTTCTGGAGACCGCATAG
- a CDS encoding BMP family ABC transporter substrate-binding protein → MSKRIFTVLMAAALLACAALPSLAQAAKVKVAFALLGTVDDRGWNTAHSKGIDMLKEQLGDQIELSITENVGPQDAERVIRNYAQQGYDVIFGNSFPHMDAMERVAAEFPKIKFEHCSGYKMAANMSNYFVRLYQAEYLAGYTAGLMGFKNVGTVATHPIPEPIRGINAFTIGLKKGLTEAGVDFDPKKLNTVVWMKAWEDPIKETTLAETLTGRGHDLIRQMADTPESSLAACAQGVPAVGYGTDAASYGADCVLTSTMVNWGPYYVATVKSVIDGSWKAQAYWGGFDKDGVRLAPFGKSVPADVQAKVKAEMEKLQKGEDHIFAGPITDQSGKVTIPAGAQANDGDLLGMMYLIEGVSGSIPQ, encoded by the coding sequence ATGAGCAAGCGTATTTTCACCGTTCTGATGGCTGCGGCCCTGCTTGCATGCGCCGCCCTTCCCTCCCTAGCTCAGGCCGCCAAGGTCAAGGTTGCCTTTGCCCTGCTCGGCACGGTTGACGACCGCGGCTGGAACACTGCCCACAGCAAGGGCATCGACATGCTGAAGGAACAGCTCGGCGACCAGATCGAACTGTCCATCACCGAGAACGTGGGCCCGCAGGACGCAGAGCGCGTTATCCGTAACTACGCCCAGCAGGGTTACGACGTCATCTTCGGCAACTCCTTCCCGCACATGGACGCCATGGAGCGCGTGGCAGCCGAATTCCCCAAGATCAAGTTCGAGCATTGCTCCGGCTACAAGATGGCCGCCAACATGAGCAACTATTTCGTGCGCCTGTATCAGGCTGAATACCTTGCAGGCTACACCGCCGGCCTCATGGGCTTCAAGAACGTGGGCACCGTGGCAACCCACCCCATTCCGGAACCCATCCGCGGCATCAACGCCTTCACCATCGGCCTGAAGAAGGGCCTGACCGAAGCTGGCGTGGACTTTGACCCCAAGAAGCTGAACACCGTTGTCTGGATGAAGGCATGGGAAGACCCCATCAAGGAAACCACCCTTGCCGAAACCCTGACCGGCCGCGGCCATGACCTCATCCGTCAGATGGCCGACACCCCCGAAAGCTCCCTCGCCGCCTGCGCACAGGGCGTGCCTGCCGTGGGCTACGGCACCGATGCAGCCTCTTACGGTGCAGACTGCGTGCTGACCTCCACCATGGTCAACTGGGGTCCCTACTACGTAGCCACCGTCAAGTCCGTCATCGACGGCAGCTGGAAGGCGCAGGCATACTGGGGTGGCTTTGACAAGGACGGCGTCCGCCTTGCGCCCTTCGGCAAGTCCGTACCCGCCGACGTGCAGGCCAAGGTAAAGGCCGAAATGGAAAAGCTGCAGAAGGGCGAGGACCACATCTTCGCAGGTCCCATCACCGACCAGTCCGGCAAGGTAACCATTCCTGCGGGCGCACAGGCCAACGACGGCGACCTGCTCGGCATGATGTACCTCATCGAAGGCGTCAGCGGCAGCATTCCCCAATAG
- a CDS encoding VOC family protein codes for MHISFEGPAIVVRSIPASRAFYENLMRQNVEFSVAEAFVSYTSKFSIWQESSASAMFHGQSKRLAYQPAESLEQFELYFETPDLDETWATFRQNEVPLVHDVVEQPWGQRCFRVKDPDGYVVELAEPMPLVVRRFLDAGMTVEEASKRTLLPVGIIESIVNSAE; via the coding sequence ATGCACATTTCTTTCGAAGGACCGGCCATTGTCGTCCGCAGCATTCCGGCCTCGCGGGCATTCTATGAAAACCTGATGCGCCAGAACGTGGAATTCAGCGTAGCCGAGGCCTTTGTCAGCTACACAAGCAAGTTTTCCATCTGGCAGGAAAGCAGCGCCTCCGCCATGTTCCATGGACAGAGCAAACGGCTGGCGTATCAGCCTGCCGAATCGCTTGAGCAATTCGAGCTCTACTTTGAAACGCCTGATCTGGACGAGACATGGGCCACATTCCGTCAAAACGAAGTCCCTCTGGTTCATGACGTGGTCGAGCAACCATGGGGCCAACGCTGTTTCCGCGTGAAAGATCCCGACGGCTACGTGGTGGAACTGGCCGAGCCCATGCCACTGGTAGTGCGCCGCTTCCTTGACGCAGGCATGACTGTGGAAGAAGCCTCCAAACGCACCCTGCTGCCCGTTGGCATAATTGAATCCATCGTTAACTCCGCTGAGTAA
- a CDS encoding AraC family transcriptional regulator: protein MPALPDPTPASRALRAGPDQRYRQYAPCRQLAPYVLCYWSMRADADSRDATRVRVVPDGCLDAVFDPHGILAPVGMQPSAPGVFLTGIMQRSAVIGFAAPGAVFGIRFRPAGTGAFLDIHVQETTGLRLNICDVMPDLSARLEDTLLAAPHGMQAVIRHMEQALLHRLAGVKSSPPLAHAAVAAFAQSHGSLGVGSVAMRLGVSPRHLERCFARHVGLSPKQFCRIMRLHHALHMLRSAPDTPRWCHLAAETGFADQAHLIREMRTLFGATPTELQNEHNDVAFIQYDMPDLR, encoded by the coding sequence ATGCCTGCCTTGCCCGACCCCACCCCAGCCAGCCGCGCCCTCCGCGCAGGCCCTGATCAGCGCTACCGGCAGTATGCGCCCTGTCGGCAGCTTGCGCCCTATGTGCTCTGCTACTGGTCCATGCGGGCCGATGCCGACAGTCGGGATGCCACCCGCGTCCGCGTGGTGCCGGACGGCTGTCTGGATGCGGTGTTCGATCCGCACGGCATTCTCGCCCCCGTCGGCATGCAGCCGTCCGCCCCGGGCGTGTTTCTTACGGGCATCATGCAGCGGAGCGCCGTCATAGGCTTTGCCGCTCCCGGCGCGGTGTTCGGCATACGCTTCCGCCCTGCGGGTACCGGAGCCTTTCTCGACATCCACGTTCAGGAGACAACGGGCCTCAGACTGAATATCTGCGACGTCATGCCCGATCTTTCCGCGAGACTGGAGGACACCCTGCTTGCAGCCCCCCACGGTATGCAGGCAGTTATCCGCCACATGGAACAGGCGCTGCTGCACCGCCTTGCAGGCGTGAAAAGCTCCCCGCCGCTGGCCCATGCGGCAGTTGCCGCCTTTGCCCAGTCACACGGCTCTCTCGGCGTAGGGTCCGTAGCCATGCGGCTCGGTGTCAGCCCCCGCCATCTGGAACGCTGCTTTGCCAGACACGTGGGGCTTTCTCCCAAGCAATTCTGCCGCATCATGCGGCTGCACCATGCCCTGCATATGCTGCGCAGCGCACCGGATACGCCCCGTTGGTGCCACCTTGCCGCCGAGACCGGCTTTGCCGATCAGGCCCATCTTATCCGCGAAATGCGCACCCTGTTCGGAGCCACTCCCACGGAACTCCAGAATGAACACAACGATGTCGCATTTATTCAATACGACATGCCCGACCTGCGATAA
- a CDS encoding HD domain-containing phosphohydrolase encodes MAESKSPAHATGNAKRGKIILFGACLLAMTIVASVTLSMISINSKEKELVTTLARQQELLSHSRSEVVETWLASLAEQGDRLINADMFRLFASEVNALGSDLAPMLTPTGKDDDSALLAQQLPMMRSLLSEFASYAGFVSGRIINTSGQTYIATDAATTPLSQMQADYVKATLAAKAPHFAPARMGSNGLLLDMFLPIYPPQFEEGKGSPVAVLMLSRIVSGKISEFIATSPLGGNALRTHLIQRTGDTFEEVAPWLPEGLRKLSLLPQDLGESKNIPFAARASLDGEGQSYSSAYKLPSIDWWIVQEADYAQARAALTTYSQTITIIAVLVTLAFGLLIGSLWWFLIGVENKQDAEKFKLLADTINEQRLLLDSVNNTITDFIALKSPDGTYLYVNPAFAKAVGRPVNEMVGLDDAAIFGFETSRRLKKSDELVHFSGQSVTINETIFLQSRKYHVQISKAPFCDAEKCDGIVSVFRDVTEAVEAQERNKRVVKQTVEALVSTIEHTDPYLGGHTRMLCALSAEVAKALGMSEEELATVDAAANLSQVGKMFVPQEILNKPGQLTEEEKTQMERHVEHARDVLKNIDFDLPVVEAIYQMNERLDGSGYPKGLKDGEIMAAAKVLSLTNAFCALVRPRSYRPAKPVPEALKIMDSLKSHYEPQVIAKLKEVLNSPAGEKIIASISAA; translated from the coding sequence ATGGCAGAATCCAAATCACCAGCACACGCGACCGGCAACGCCAAGAGAGGAAAGATAATCCTCTTCGGCGCATGTCTTCTCGCCATGACCATTGTGGCGTCCGTAACGCTTTCAATGATCAGCATCAACAGCAAGGAAAAGGAACTGGTCACCACCCTTGCACGCCAGCAGGAACTGCTTTCGCACAGCCGTTCCGAAGTGGTGGAAACGTGGCTTGCCAGCCTTGCGGAACAGGGCGACAGGCTCATCAATGCAGACATGTTCCGGCTTTTTGCCTCAGAGGTGAACGCACTGGGCAGCGACCTTGCCCCCATGCTCACCCCCACGGGCAAGGACGACGACAGCGCCTTGCTGGCCCAGCAGCTGCCCATGATGCGCAGCCTGCTTTCGGAATTTGCCAGCTACGCGGGATTCGTATCCGGCCGCATCATCAACACATCCGGCCAGACCTACATTGCCACGGATGCGGCTACAACGCCGCTCTCCCAGATGCAGGCAGACTACGTAAAGGCCACACTGGCGGCCAAGGCCCCCCACTTCGCCCCTGCCCGCATGGGGAGCAACGGCCTGCTGCTGGACATGTTCCTGCCCATTTATCCTCCGCAGTTCGAAGAGGGTAAAGGCTCGCCCGTTGCCGTACTCATGCTCTCCCGCATCGTTTCCGGCAAGATAAGCGAATTCATCGCCACGTCGCCTCTGGGAGGCAACGCCCTGCGCACACACCTCATCCAGCGTACCGGCGACACCTTCGAGGAAGTCGCCCCATGGCTGCCCGAAGGCCTGCGCAAGCTTTCCCTGCTGCCGCAGGATCTCGGCGAATCCAAGAACATTCCCTTTGCGGCCCGCGCATCGCTTGACGGCGAAGGACAATCCTATTCCAGCGCCTACAAGCTGCCCTCCATCGACTGGTGGATCGTGCAGGAGGCCGACTACGCCCAGGCGCGTGCAGCCCTGACAACCTATTCGCAGACCATCACCATTATTGCGGTGCTGGTCACGCTGGCGTTTGGCCTGCTCATCGGCAGCCTGTGGTGGTTCCTCATCGGCGTGGAAAACAAGCAGGATGCGGAAAAGTTCAAGCTGCTGGCGGATACCATCAACGAGCAGCGTCTGCTGCTTGACTCCGTCAACAACACCATAACGGACTTCATCGCACTCAAGTCGCCGGACGGCACCTATCTGTACGTGAACCCCGCCTTTGCAAAGGCCGTGGGGCGTCCCGTCAATGAAATGGTAGGACTGGACGACGCCGCCATCTTCGGCTTTGAAACCTCGCGCCGCCTGAAGAAATCCGACGAACTGGTGCACTTCTCAGGCCAGTCAGTCACCATCAACGAGACCATCTTCCTGCAGTCGCGCAAGTACCATGTACAGATTTCCAAGGCCCCGTTCTGCGATGCGGAAAAGTGCGACGGCATTGTTTCCGTGTTCCGCGATGTGACCGAAGCCGTGGAAGCGCAGGAACGGAACAAGCGTGTGGTCAAGCAGACCGTGGAAGCGCTGGTTAGCACCATTGAACACACCGACCCCTACCTTGGCGGACACACCCGCATGCTCTGCGCGCTTTCAGCGGAAGTGGCCAAAGCACTGGGCATGAGCGAAGAGGAACTCGCCACGGTGGATGCCGCCGCCAACCTCTCGCAGGTGGGCAAAATGTTCGTGCCGCAGGAAATCCTGAACAAGCCCGGTCAGCTCACCGAGGAAGAGAAGACCCAGATGGAACGCCACGTGGAGCACGCACGGGACGTACTCAAGAACATCGACTTCGACCTGCCCGTGGTGGAAGCCATTTACCAGATGAACGAACGTCTGGACGGCAGCGGCTATCCTAAGGGCCTGAAGGACGGCGAGATCATGGCGGCAGCCAAGGTGCTGAGCCTGACCAACGCCTTCTGCGCGCTGGTGCGCCCGCGTTCCTACCGTCCTGCCAAGCCGGTTCCCGAGGCCCTGAAGATCATGGATAGCCTGAAGAGCCATTACGAACCGCAGGTCATTGCCAAACTCAAGGAAGTGCTCAACTCCCCCGCAGGCGAAAAGATCATCGCCAGCATCTCCGCGGCATAG